A window of the Candidatus Amarolinea dominans genome harbors these coding sequences:
- a CDS encoding ABC transporter permease subunit, translating into MSTSANPLPSQPVRRRFPKPDLPYRSQLIRQLILLFITFITLFPILWIVSLSIDPSGLARPTELRLIPPGASLDAYRRVMAQPTNNPITFAQLAFNSFKLAMGVSLFSVGIGVSAAYVFSRFKIRGQKFLMLAVLTVLMMPSIGSIAPLFVLLNKIQLGTGPGDTLRDSLYGVGLACISGGLPFAIWNLKGYLDTIPRDLEEAARIDGATINQTFLKIILPLATPALAVTAFLGFLSGWTEFALSWQFLTKAPNFTLSMALWNMTGQYSGQVPWSNFAAMALLVATPVSVVYLMLQKYIVSGLTIGSVK; encoded by the coding sequence ATGTCCACTTCAGCAAACCCGCTTCCGAGTCAGCCCGTTCGCAGGAGATTCCCCAAGCCGGACTTGCCGTATCGGAGTCAATTGATCCGCCAGTTGATTCTGTTATTCATCACCTTCATCACGCTCTTTCCGATCCTCTGGATCGTGAGCCTCTCGATTGACCCCAGCGGCCTCGCCCGCCCCACAGAGCTGCGCCTGATCCCGCCCGGTGCGTCGTTGGACGCCTACCGCAGAGTGATGGCCCAGCCGACCAACAACCCCATCACCTTCGCGCAACTTGCCTTCAATTCCTTCAAGCTGGCGATGGGCGTCTCGCTCTTTTCTGTGGGGATCGGTGTGAGCGCGGCCTATGTCTTCTCGCGCTTCAAGATTCGCGGCCAGAAGTTCCTGATGTTGGCCGTGCTCACGGTGCTGATGATGCCTTCGATCGGCTCGATCGCGCCCCTCTTTGTATTGCTCAACAAGATCCAGCTTGGGACTGGCCCCGGCGACACGCTGCGCGATTCGCTGTATGGCGTCGGCCTGGCTTGCATATCGGGTGGGCTGCCGTTTGCGATCTGGAACCTGAAGGGTTACCTGGACACCATTCCGCGCGACCTGGAAGAAGCTGCACGCATAGACGGCGCCACCATCAACCAGACCTTCCTCAAGATCATCCTGCCGCTGGCAACTCCGGCCCTGGCTGTGACTGCGTTCCTGGGTTTTCTGAGCGGATGGACCGAGTTCGCTCTGTCCTGGCAGTTCCTGACCAAGGCCCCGAACTTCACCTTGTCAATGGCCTTGTGGAACATGACCGGCCAATACTCAGGCCAGGTGCCGTGGTCCAACTTCGCCGCGATGGCGTTGCTGGTGGCGACACCGGTTTCCGTCGTCTACCTGATGCTGCAGAAGTACATCGTCAGCGGTCTGACGATCGGCAGTGTGAAGTAG
- a CDS encoding Uma2 family endonuclease, whose protein sequence is MAILQRWPLTATRDTIVYPESDGKPMAESDLHREIMVWIIQLLQRFFAGQQVYVSGNLLIYYEKGNPRKSVAPDCFVVWDVEPRLRLTYKLWEEGQAPLVVFEVTSRSTRREDMKDKMRLYAQLGVEEYYLYDPTGDYLKPSLAAFQRAGDGFVPMQPDNGEMRLGDLTFLPAEGESPEYVSPRLGLRLALDEQNRLQFYSVASGQRLLSDFEISQQFEAENARLRAELARLLGELA, encoded by the coding sequence ATGGCGATCTTGCAACGGTGGCCGCTGACCGCGACCAGGGACACGATAGTTTACCCGGAAAGTGATGGCAAACCGATGGCCGAATCTGATCTGCACCGCGAAATTATGGTCTGGATTATTCAACTGCTGCAGCGTTTTTTCGCAGGGCAGCAGGTTTACGTCAGCGGCAACTTGCTCATCTACTACGAAAAGGGCAACCCGCGCAAATCGGTGGCGCCTGACTGTTTCGTGGTGTGGGATGTGGAGCCGCGGCTGCGGCTCACCTACAAACTGTGGGAAGAAGGTCAGGCGCCGCTGGTGGTTTTCGAGGTGACGTCCAGGTCCACGCGGCGCGAGGACATGAAGGACAAGATGCGCCTGTACGCGCAGTTGGGAGTGGAGGAGTATTATCTCTACGATCCAACGGGCGATTACCTGAAACCATCGCTGGCTGCATTCCAACGCGCAGGCGACGGCTTCGTGCCAATGCAGCCAGACAACGGCGAGATGCGCCTGGGCGATCTGACCTTTCTGCCCGCCGAAGGCGAGTCGCCGGAGTACGTCAGCCCGCGACTCGGACTGCGCCTGGCGCTGGATGAGCAGAACCGTTTGCAGTTCTACTCGGTAGCCAGCGGCCAGCGGCTGTTGAGCGATTTCGAGATCAGCCAACAGTTCGAGGCTGAGAACGCCAGGCTGCGTGCGGAACTGGCGCGGCTGCTCGGCGAACTGGCATGA
- a CDS encoding ammonia-forming cytochrome c nitrite reductase subunit c552, which yields MQGKRTVWLLTALVVALASTLIGVFVFLNNQPLQTRGPQALVAIAPMEPDPQKWEVNFPHQFDSWLRTQEMARTPYGGSEPVQKLDADPRLRTLFAGNAFATDYKEDRGHYWALTDVMQTGRNPTAGACMSCKSADNPRLWAELTPARFYAAPFSELKALVEQPVACANCHEPSTMKLIVTNPALREALAAQGKDPDKLSRQEMRSVVCANCHVEYYFEGDGKYLTFPWTNGTRIEEIEQYYEDFKVNGQPFKDWTHAISGAPMLKMQHPEYELFSAESTHYKAGVACADCHMPYQREGAVKYSSHFVASPLKYAEQACGACHTDVSYVVERVAKIQKQVNDTMSRSEDALVAAIQAITDTAKLPAFDAGALDEARLLHRKAQLRWDFIAAENSMGFHNPEEALRILADAIDYARQAELKARLAEQGNRAAALK from the coding sequence ATGCAAGGAAAACGAACCGTATGGCTGCTGACCGCCTTGGTGGTGGCGCTGGCCTCGACCCTGATCGGCGTTTTCGTGTTTCTGAACAATCAGCCCCTGCAGACGCGTGGCCCCCAGGCGCTCGTTGCCATTGCCCCGATGGAGCCGGACCCGCAGAAGTGGGAAGTGAACTTCCCGCATCAGTTCGATAGCTGGCTGCGGACGCAAGAGATGGCAAGAACTCCGTATGGCGGATCTGAGCCTGTCCAGAAGCTCGATGCTGACCCGCGCCTCAGGACGCTGTTCGCCGGCAACGCCTTCGCCACCGATTACAAGGAGGATCGCGGTCACTACTGGGCCTTGACCGATGTCATGCAGACGGGGCGCAATCCGACAGCCGGCGCCTGCATGTCGTGCAAGAGCGCCGACAACCCGCGTCTGTGGGCGGAATTGACGCCGGCCAGGTTCTATGCCGCGCCCTTTAGCGAGCTCAAGGCGTTGGTCGAGCAGCCCGTTGCCTGCGCCAACTGTCATGAGCCGAGCACCATGAAGCTGATCGTGACCAACCCGGCGCTGCGCGAGGCGCTGGCGGCCCAGGGCAAGGACCCGGATAAGCTCAGCCGCCAGGAGATGCGCAGCGTGGTGTGTGCCAACTGCCATGTCGAATACTACTTCGAGGGCGACGGCAAGTATCTGACCTTTCCGTGGACCAACGGCACGCGCATCGAGGAGATCGAGCAGTATTATGAGGATTTCAAGGTCAACGGCCAGCCGTTCAAGGACTGGACGCACGCGATCTCGGGCGCGCCCATGCTCAAGATGCAGCATCCTGAGTATGAGCTGTTCAGCGCGGAAAGCACGCATTACAAGGCCGGCGTGGCCTGCGCGGACTGTCACATGCCTTACCAGCGCGAGGGCGCAGTCAAGTATAGCTCACACTTCGTCGCCAGCCCGTTGAAATACGCGGAGCAGGCCTGCGGCGCGTGCCATACCGATGTCAGCTATGTGGTGGAGCGCGTGGCGAAAATTCAGAAGCAGGTCAACGACACGATGAGCCGCTCTGAAGACGCGCTGGTCGCCGCCATCCAGGCGATCACCGATACCGCCAAGCTGCCCGCGTTCGATGCTGGCGCGCTGGATGAAGCGCGCCTGCTGCACCGCAAGGCCCAGTTGCGCTGGGATTTCATTGCCGCGGAGAACAGCATGGGTTTCCATAATCCTGAAGAGGCGCTGCGCATCCTGGCCGATGCCATTGACTACGCACGCCAGGCCGAACTCAAAGCCCGCCTGGCCGAACAGGGCAACAGAGCCGCCGCGCTCAAGTGA
- the nrfH gene encoding cytochrome c nitrite reductase small subunit, with translation MKIPILICLVAILAVVGVGLRATNFTAYLGNDPTACNNCHVMGTVYEGWYHSRHQSAATCNDCHTPHALIPKYVVKARSGFNHVSAFATGHIPDAIRAAEATRAVVQENCIRCHSETVSQVADGQPDAGRYCFDCHRTVPHGVRGNSLYQ, from the coding sequence ATGAAAATACCCATCTTGATTTGCCTGGTTGCGATTTTGGCCGTGGTTGGCGTAGGGCTGCGCGCAACCAACTTCACGGCCTACCTCGGCAATGACCCGACGGCGTGCAACAATTGTCACGTCATGGGGACGGTGTACGAGGGCTGGTATCATTCGCGCCATCAGTCGGCCGCCACCTGCAACGACTGCCACACGCCCCATGCGTTGATTCCCAAATACGTTGTGAAAGCGCGTTCTGGCTTCAACCATGTGTCAGCCTTTGCCACCGGGCATATCCCAGATGCCATCCGGGCCGCGGAGGCGACGCGCGCGGTGGTGCAGGAGAACTGTATTCGCTGCCACAGCGAAACCGTTTCGCAGGTCGCCGATGGTCAGCCGGACGCGGGCCGCTACTGCTTCGATTGTCACCGCACCGTGCCGCATGGCGTGCGGGGCAATTCGCTTTATCAGTAG
- the larB gene encoding nickel pincer cofactor biosynthesis protein LarB — translation MQVERLTELLRAVQAGQTSVDAALDVLRDLPYETVADYARLDHHRSLRIGLPEVIYGAGKTPEQIARLLERLTAANGLAVATRVSAEQAQAVQALLPAALYHAMPRILTLGMAPALPADGPFVAVATAGTSDLPVATEAALLLELWGRRVIAINDIGVAGMHRLLAQRELLTQAAVVIVVAGMEGALASVVGGLVAAPVIAVPTSVGYGASFGGLAALLAMLNSCAPGVAVVNIDNGFGAAALAMRFLR, via the coding sequence ATGCAGGTTGAACGCTTGACGGAACTGTTGCGGGCCGTGCAGGCCGGACAAACCTCGGTAGACGCTGCGCTGGACGTGCTGCGCGATCTGCCGTATGAAACGGTGGCCGATTACGCGCGACTCGATCATCACCGCAGCCTGCGCATCGGCCTGCCGGAGGTCATCTACGGCGCGGGTAAGACCCCGGAGCAGATTGCGCGCCTGCTGGAACGCCTGACGGCCGCGAACGGGTTGGCGGTGGCGACGCGCGTCAGCGCGGAGCAGGCGCAGGCTGTGCAGGCGCTCTTGCCGGCGGCGCTTTATCACGCCATGCCGCGCATCCTCACCCTGGGCATGGCGCCCGCGCTGCCGGCGGACGGGCCGTTCGTCGCGGTTGCCACCGCGGGCACCTCAGATTTGCCGGTTGCCACGGAAGCGGCGCTCCTACTCGAGCTGTGGGGCCGACGGGTGATCGCGATCAATGACATCGGCGTGGCCGGCATGCACCGGCTGCTGGCCCAGCGGGAGCTGTTGACGCAGGCCGCCGTGGTGATCGTGGTGGCCGGCATGGAAGGCGCGCTGGCCAGCGTGGTGGGCGGGCTGGTGGCGGCCCCGGTGATTGCCGTGCCGACCAGTGTGGGTTACGGCGCCAGTTTCGGCGGCCTGGCCGCGCTGCTGGCCATGCTCAACAGTTGTGCGCCAGGGGTAGCCGTGGTCAACATTGATAATGGTTTTGGCGCGGCCGCGCTGGCCATGCGCTTCCTGCGCTGA
- the larE gene encoding ATP-dependent sacrificial sulfur transferase LarE has protein sequence MQIDLLDQAPVQLAQPDLAALPLVEKQARLLAQLRELGSALVAYSGGVDSALVLAVAVQTLGRERVLAVTAVSPSYPSWELEACERFAATLGARHEIIATHEMEDPNYVRNSADRCYFCKTELYDLLLPVAQAHGLAAVLNGLNWDDLGDHRPGARAGVEHGIISPLKDAGLTKADIRAWAQTLGLVVWDKPALACLSSRIPYGTPVTLDTLRQIDAAERHVRDLGLRQVRVRHHGTLARIEVAPEELDAAFALRQQVDAGVRAAGYLYVALDLRGYRSGSLNEGIAHAG, from the coding sequence ATGCAGATTGATTTGCTCGATCAGGCCCCCGTTCAACTGGCGCAGCCCGACCTCGCGGCGCTGCCCCTCGTGGAGAAGCAGGCGCGCCTGCTGGCGCAGTTGCGCGAACTTGGCTCAGCGTTGGTGGCCTATTCCGGCGGCGTTGACAGCGCACTCGTGCTGGCCGTGGCCGTGCAGACGCTCGGACGCGAACGTGTCCTGGCCGTCACCGCCGTCTCTCCCTCGTACCCATCCTGGGAATTGGAAGCGTGCGAGCGCTTTGCCGCGACCCTCGGCGCGCGCCATGAGATCATCGCCACGCACGAGATGGAAGACCCGAACTACGTGCGCAACAGCGCAGACCGCTGCTATTTCTGCAAGACCGAGCTGTACGACCTGCTCCTGCCTGTGGCGCAGGCGCACGGCCTGGCCGCGGTGCTCAACGGTCTCAACTGGGACGATTTGGGCGACCACCGTCCGGGCGCGCGCGCCGGCGTTGAGCATGGGATCATCAGCCCGTTGAAAGATGCCGGTTTGACCAAAGCCGACATCCGGGCCTGGGCGCAAACGCTGGGCCTGGTCGTGTGGGACAAACCGGCCCTGGCCTGCCTCTCCTCGCGCATCCCCTACGGCACGCCGGTCACCCTGGACACCCTGCGTCAGATTGACGCCGCCGAACGCCACGTGCGCGACCTGGGCTTGCGCCAGGTGCGCGTGCGCCATCATGGTACGCTGGCGCGCATCGAAGTCGCGCCGGAAGAACTGGACGCCGCTTTTGCCCTGCGCCAGCAGGTGGACGCGGGCGTGCGCGCGGCCGGCTACCTCTACGTGGCCCTCGATCTGCGCGGCTATCGCAGCGGCAGCCTCAACGAGGGCATAGCACATGCAGGTTGA
- a CDS encoding DUF2183 domain-containing protein: MSWQEAVFGALGDVDNVLDRLKFRLDERLGRARSQIVAFNGYGSRDLVTLKGLVIQDKGVQPGNDHDTLWRNLDNMYRRFASVEVPGAIVQAIIGGVTQQVRADSNGYFEVNIMPQAPLPDQAWHPVALSLLEPASARPLQATGQILIPPASAAFGVISDIDDTVVISDTSHLLRMARLVFLSNARSRLPFPGVAALYRALHRGVGSQTGNPIFYVSSSPWNLYDLLSDFFALQDIPAGPLFLREWSGAAQAGLPTEHRRHKLSVIARLLARYPTLPFVLLGDSGQSDPEIYTEAVLHYPGRLRAVYIRDVSHRAERTAAIALLARTVAAAGSTLHLAADTLSIAQHLAAQGLIAAEALAPVAADKAQDEAPPGDTERLLDLGED; the protein is encoded by the coding sequence ATGAGCTGGCAAGAAGCTGTCTTCGGCGCGTTGGGTGATGTAGACAATGTCCTTGACCGCCTCAAATTCCGGCTGGATGAACGCCTGGGCCGGGCGCGCAGCCAGATTGTCGCGTTCAACGGCTATGGCTCGCGCGATCTGGTCACCCTCAAGGGCCTTGTCATTCAGGACAAGGGAGTGCAGCCGGGGAACGATCATGACACCCTCTGGCGCAACCTGGACAACATGTACCGCCGTTTTGCCAGCGTGGAGGTGCCAGGCGCCATCGTGCAGGCCATCATCGGCGGCGTGACGCAACAGGTGCGCGCCGACAGCAATGGCTACTTCGAGGTCAACATCATGCCGCAGGCGCCTCTGCCTGACCAGGCTTGGCATCCGGTGGCCCTGTCACTGCTGGAGCCAGCCAGCGCCCGGCCGCTGCAGGCCACCGGCCAGATTCTGATCCCGCCTGCATCTGCGGCCTTCGGCGTCATCAGCGACATTGATGACACCGTCGTCATCAGCGACACCTCCCACCTGCTACGCATGGCGCGGCTGGTCTTTTTGAGCAATGCGCGCTCGCGCCTGCCGTTTCCGGGGGTGGCCGCACTTTACCGGGCGCTGCACCGCGGCGTGGGCAGCCAGACCGGCAACCCGATCTTCTACGTTTCCAGCAGCCCCTGGAACCTGTACGACCTGCTCAGCGATTTCTTTGCCTTGCAGGACATCCCGGCCGGCCCCTTGTTCTTGCGCGAGTGGAGCGGGGCCGCGCAGGCAGGATTGCCCACGGAGCATCGGCGGCACAAACTGAGCGTGATCGCGCGCCTGCTGGCGCGCTACCCCACCCTGCCTTTTGTTCTATTGGGCGACAGCGGCCAGTCCGACCCCGAAATCTACACCGAGGCGGTGCTCCATTACCCTGGGCGACTGCGCGCGGTTTATATCCGCGATGTCAGCCATCGCGCCGAACGCACCGCCGCGATTGCCCTGTTGGCGCGCACGGTGGCCGCGGCCGGCAGCACGCTGCACCTGGCCGCGGACACCCTGTCCATCGCGCAGCACCTGGCGGCGCAAGGCTTGATTGCGGCCGAGGCCCTGGCGCCGGTGGCCGCGGACAAGGCGCAGGACGAAGCCCCGCCCGGCGACACGGAGCGCCTGCTCGACCTGGGAGAGGATTGA
- a CDS encoding threonine/serine dehydratase, with protein sequence MQIPTLLDILAAQRRLRPYLARTPLHNYPALDALIGTAVYVKHENYQPIGAFKVRGGINLLAQMSAAERAAGVIAASTGNHGQSVAYAARLFGVTARIVVPEGANPGKVAAMQGMDAEVILHGARFDDARRHCEELAQAHGYRYIHSGNEPALIAGVATEALEMLEDEPGLEVIIVPIGGGSGAAGVCLAAKAINPSLRVIGAQSEASPAAYLSWQQHAMIEAPNRTVAEGLATGAAFELPQRILWQYLDEFLLLGDDEILRAMRWLVERAHTLAEAAGAAPLAAAYRLRDSLAGRKVGLICSGGNTSVTQLLRALQSD encoded by the coding sequence ATGCAAATTCCCACCTTGCTGGACATCCTGGCAGCGCAGCGGCGCCTGCGGCCTTACCTGGCGCGCACACCGCTGCACAACTACCCGGCGCTCGATGCGCTGATCGGCACGGCGGTTTACGTCAAGCACGAGAACTACCAGCCGATCGGCGCGTTCAAGGTGCGCGGGGGCATCAACCTGCTGGCGCAGATGAGCGCGGCCGAACGCGCGGCCGGGGTCATCGCTGCGTCCACGGGCAACCACGGCCAATCGGTGGCGTATGCGGCGCGACTGTTTGGCGTGACCGCGCGCATCGTGGTGCCAGAGGGCGCCAATCCGGGCAAGGTGGCTGCGATGCAGGGGATGGACGCGGAGGTGATCCTCCACGGTGCGCGCTTCGATGATGCGCGGCGTCACTGCGAGGAGCTGGCGCAGGCGCACGGTTACCGTTACATCCACTCAGGCAACGAGCCGGCGCTCATCGCCGGCGTCGCCACTGAGGCGCTGGAGATGCTGGAGGATGAGCCGGGCCTGGAGGTGATCATCGTGCCGATTGGCGGCGGCAGCGGCGCGGCCGGGGTCTGCCTGGCCGCCAAAGCGATCAACCCGTCCCTGCGGGTCATCGGCGCGCAATCGGAAGCGTCGCCTGCCGCGTATCTGTCATGGCAGCAGCACGCCATGATCGAGGCGCCCAATCGCACCGTAGCCGAAGGGCTGGCCACGGGCGCGGCGTTCGAGCTGCCGCAGCGCATCCTGTGGCAATACCTGGATGAATTTCTCTTGCTGGGCGATGATGAGATCTTGCGCGCCATGCGTTGGCTGGTCGAACGGGCGCACACCCTGGCCGAAGCGGCCGGCGCGGCGCCCCTGGCCGCCGCCTACCGCCTGCGTGACAGTCTGGCCGGGCGCAAGGTCGGGCTGATCTGTTCCGGCGGCAACACCAGCGTCACCCAACTGCTGCGCGCCTTGCAGAGCGATTAA
- the rsfS gene encoding ribosome silencing factor, with the protein MQNSTTFARHLVELVADKQAEDIVLLELAKVSVLADYFIMATANSERQIKAITDYAQAESAKDDRKALHVEGDTNSGWVLLDYGDVVLHVMSPTQRAYYRLEDLWRQAPMLLKIQ; encoded by the coding sequence TTGCAAAACTCGACGACATTTGCTCGCCATTTGGTGGAGCTGGTTGCGGACAAGCAGGCTGAGGATATTGTGCTGCTGGAGCTGGCGAAGGTGTCAGTGCTGGCCGATTACTTTATTATGGCAACGGCAAACTCCGAACGACAGATCAAAGCGATTACTGACTATGCCCAGGCGGAGAGCGCCAAGGACGACCGCAAAGCCCTGCACGTGGAGGGCGACACCAATTCGGGCTGGGTTCTGCTCGATTATGGGGATGTGGTCTTGCACGTGATGTCACCCACGCAGCGCGCCTACTACCGGCTGGAAGACCTGTGGCGACAGGCGCCGATGCTGCTGAAGATTCAGTAG
- the lexA gene encoding transcriptional repressor LexA, producing MSINLSERQQRIVDFIHRYISEYSYPPTIREIGEAADISSTSVVKYNLSKLADFGILERDARSSRGIRLRHESVGVLLSATGVRVPLYGTITAGAPIMRPDLAEAPIVTDTIELTRDIVREPENVYALRVRGDSMIDALVRDGDLIVLRSQRVAESGEMVAAWLPERSETTLKYFYREGRNVRLQPANPAYAPLIFPAEEVEIQGKVIAIIRQLD from the coding sequence CTGTCCATCAATCTGTCAGAACGTCAGCAGCGTATCGTTGATTTCATCCACCGTTACATCAGCGAATACAGCTACCCACCCACCATTCGGGAGATTGGCGAGGCCGCCGACATCAGCTCCACCTCCGTGGTGAAGTATAACCTGTCCAAACTGGCTGATTTCGGTATTCTCGAACGCGACGCCAGGAGTTCACGGGGCATTCGCCTGCGCCACGAGTCGGTGGGCGTGCTGCTCAGCGCCACGGGCGTGCGCGTCCCGCTCTACGGCACCATCACCGCGGGTGCGCCCATCATGCGGCCTGACCTGGCGGAGGCGCCCATCGTCACCGACACCATCGAGCTGACCCGCGACATCGTGCGCGAGCCAGAAAATGTCTACGCCCTGCGCGTGCGCGGCGACTCGATGATTGACGCACTCGTGCGCGACGGCGACCTGATCGTGCTGCGCAGCCAACGCGTCGCGGAAAGCGGCGAAATGGTCGCGGCCTGGCTGCCGGAGCGCAGCGAGACGACGCTGAAGTATTTCTATCGCGAAGGCCGTAACGTGCGTCTGCAGCCGGCCAATCCAGCCTACGCGCCGCTGATCTTCCCCGCGGAAGAGGTGGAGATTCAGGGCAAGGTGATTGCCATCATCCGCCAACTGGACTAG
- the folP gene encoding dihydropteroate synthase yields MASTIFLALGSNLGERRANLVQAIQRLGQAVQIGALSNVYETPPWGVTEQPPFLNLALAGVTNLTPSALLTFAKQIEQDMGRQPAVRNGPRLIDIDLLLYDNLVYASEALVLPHPRLHERAFVLGPLAEIAPHVVHPVIGTTMQRLLGQVNRDHIVPIGPIDLATQAAPLNPFAWRPAQAAPFAWGTRTYVMGIINVTPDSFSGDGLARADADDAAWIAAALAQGERFWAEGADCLDVGGESTRPGSSPVDAETELRRILPVIEGLVARVPLPVSVDTSKAVVAAAALRAGARVVNDVWGLRLDPGLAEVIAQAHVPVVLMHNRSRPKEAQQEAQQARLGGRYVGVQYNDLLGNIQQELQFSVALARQAGISAHQIILDPGIGFGKTREQNLTLLNRTDAIKALGFPVLVGPSRKSFIGYTLNLPPDQRVEGTAAAVAVSIVRGADIVRVHDVLAMVRVARMTDAIVR; encoded by the coding sequence ATGGCGTCAACCATCTTCCTGGCCCTGGGCAGCAACCTGGGCGAGCGCCGCGCCAACCTGGTGCAGGCGATTCAGCGTCTGGGCCAGGCCGTGCAGATCGGGGCGCTCTCGAACGTCTACGAAACGCCGCCCTGGGGCGTCACCGAGCAGCCGCCCTTCCTCAACCTGGCGCTGGCCGGCGTGACCAATCTGACCCCCAGCGCCCTGCTCACCTTCGCCAAGCAGATCGAACAGGACATGGGGCGCCAACCGGCTGTGCGCAACGGGCCGCGCCTGATTGACATTGACCTCTTGCTGTACGACAACCTGGTGTATGCCAGCGAGGCCCTCGTGTTACCGCACCCGCGGCTGCACGAACGGGCCTTCGTTTTAGGTCCGCTGGCCGAGATCGCCCCGCACGTCGTACATCCCGTCATCGGGACCACGATGCAGCGCCTGCTCGGCCAGGTGAACCGTGACCACATCGTGCCGATCGGCCCCATTGACCTCGCCACACAGGCCGCACCCCTCAATCCCTTTGCCTGGCGCCCTGCGCAGGCTGCGCCTTTCGCCTGGGGTACACGCACCTATGTCATGGGCATCATCAATGTCACGCCCGACAGCTTTTCGGGCGACGGGCTGGCGCGTGCGGATGCCGACGACGCGGCCTGGATCGCAGCCGCGCTGGCCCAGGGCGAGCGCTTCTGGGCCGAGGGCGCCGATTGCCTCGACGTGGGCGGTGAAAGCACACGCCCCGGCTCCAGCCCGGTGGACGCGGAGACCGAGCTGCGCCGCATCCTCCCGGTCATCGAGGGCCTGGTGGCACGCGTACCGCTGCCGGTGTCTGTGGATACCAGCAAAGCTGTGGTGGCCGCGGCCGCGCTGCGGGCCGGCGCCCGTGTGGTCAACGACGTTTGGGGTTTGCGGCTCGATCCTGGCCTGGCTGAGGTCATTGCGCAGGCGCATGTCCCCGTGGTGTTGATGCACAATCGCAGCCGGCCGAAAGAGGCCCAACAAGAGGCCCAACAGGCCCGACTGGGCGGGCGCTACGTCGGGGTGCAGTACAACGACCTGTTGGGCAACATTCAGCAGGAATTGCAGTTTTCTGTAGCCCTGGCCCGTCAGGCAGGAATTAGCGCTCACCAAATCATCCTGGACCCTGGCATTGGCTTTGGCAAGACCCGCGAACAAAATCTCACCCTGCTCAACCGCACCGACGCCATCAAGGCCCTGGGCTTTCCGGTGCTGGTGGGGCCGTCACGCAAGTCGTTCATCGGCTACACCCTCAACCTACCGCCCGACCAACGCGTCGAAGGCACCGCGGCCGCTGTCGCCGTCAGCATTGTGCGCGGCGCGGACATTGTGCGCGTGCATGATGTCCTGGCGATGGTGCGCGTGGCCCGCATGACCGACGCCATCGTCCGTTAG
- a CDS encoding sugar phosphate isomerase/epimerase encodes MLPSLGVSAWCFHDALYAGRLTLHDIPARTAALGFDLVELNDLFYPPPRLSRVRYLPWRVWGKLRGRDAWPAFQRSWVGSASTRQHLRAACDQAGVRCAAFTLNSDFTGNPRQQEAALAYVAAGLAVTRSLGAPIMRVTSDYREKSDDMTTPGVSERVIAGLRGAIKLAQAADVRLALENHWGLTTEPAAMLRMVQEVHSPWLGVCLDLGNFPPEQRLAGIELLAPYAIHAHAKAGQFTESGEEVHIDYAAEFAILQRAGYRGPLVIEYEGAGDPAVGIQRTRELIERHWSPA; translated from the coding sequence ATGCTACCATCGCTTGGAGTCTCTGCCTGGTGCTTTCATGATGCGCTCTACGCCGGTCGTTTGACCCTGCACGACATACCGGCGCGCACGGCTGCACTTGGCTTCGACCTGGTTGAACTCAACGATCTCTTCTACCCGCCGCCGCGCCTCAGCCGCGTGCGCTACCTGCCCTGGCGCGTGTGGGGCAAGCTGCGTGGCCGCGACGCCTGGCCGGCCTTTCAACGCTCCTGGGTGGGCAGCGCGTCGACGCGCCAGCATCTGCGCGCGGCCTGTGATCAGGCCGGGGTGCGCTGTGCGGCGTTCACCCTGAATAGCGACTTTACCGGCAACCCGCGGCAGCAGGAGGCCGCGCTGGCCTATGTGGCCGCGGGTCTGGCCGTCACGCGCAGCCTGGGCGCACCGATCATGCGCGTGACCAGCGACTATCGCGAGAAATCTGATGATATGACGACACCGGGCGTGAGCGAGCGGGTGATTGCCGGGCTACGCGGGGCGATCAAGCTGGCGCAGGCGGCGGACGTGCGCCTGGCGCTGGAGAATCATTGGGGCCTGACCACGGAGCCGGCCGCGATGCTGCGCATGGTGCAGGAGGTCCATTCGCCCTGGCTGGGCGTCTGCCTTGATCTGGGGAATTTCCCGCCGGAGCAGCGTCTGGCAGGCATCGAACTGCTGGCGCCCTACGCCATCCACGCACACGCCAAGGCCGGGCAGTTCACGGAGAGCGGCGAGGAGGTACACATTGATTATGCCGCGGAGTTCGCCATCCTGCAGCGGGCCGGCTATCGTGGCCCCCTGGTGATCGAATATGAGGGCGCTGGCGATCCGGCTGTCGGCATCCAGCGCACGCGTGAGCTGATCGAGCGGCACTGGTCGCCGGCGTAG